GACCAGCTCGGGCCAGCTCACCGCGCTGGAGCTGGACGACCGGGTGCAGCGGATGCGCGGCGCCGACCTGGCCAAGGAGATCATGCGGGTGACGCGCCTGGCGCAGAGCCGCATCACCGCGCAGGTCGCCGACGTCGTCAGGGAGACCGTCGGCACCGACACCGAGACCGGCCGCGCCGTGCTCGGCAGCTACGAGCAGCGCTT
The Catellatospora sp. IY07-71 DNA segment above includes these coding regions:
- a CDS encoding YbaB/EbfC family nucleoid-associated protein; its protein translation is MIGRNLDDAEEWLRTWTSQVSAQAEAAQRMSERVAALTATAGGADGAIRVTVTSSGQLTALELDDRVQRMRGADLAKEIMRVTRLAQSRITAQVADVVRETVGTDTETGRAVLGSYEQRFPTPPEDPEHDRGR